A DNA window from Nyctibius grandis isolate bNycGra1 chromosome 25, bNycGra1.pri, whole genome shotgun sequence contains the following coding sequences:
- the PHLDB1 gene encoding pleckstrin homology-like domain family B member 1 isoform X12, with protein sequence MPRAPRGVTPAHWPRASSTFQCTQPPAFTPIKSCQRHRLRLWVPREPAAGSAPSLRPAGRAGAGRGRRRRRDGTGRRSGGAEQPMPESTRRLRAGTMEAPGRIPASPARRVQTIIQNSPLDLIDTGKGLKVQTEKPHLVSLGSGRLSTAITLLPLEEGRTTIGTAARDIVLQGPGLAPQHCYIENARGTLTLHPCGNACAIDGVPLRRPTRLTQGCTICLGQATFLRFNHPAEAKWMKSMIPAGSRSPATLYGLSAEPEALVNGGRQPAERGCPSHSSLVSSIEKDLQDIMDSLVLEEPVSPSGKKPPTRGRSPLSSVVNGGGHCLLSPPHSPGAASGGSSYENASPPFSPLSSPASSGGYTSPSPSSQEQGPAVPPLVPLRSSSYNHAVQPPPQRPPPPPGGGPGEPWPAERLGDHRAGSPRLTPRAAPRPRAALQERPPSPFRDPPAPSRQPAGRAVPEARLQPPESPRAARRNMESMRELPPLSPSLSRRAASPRAAPDAPSPQPRLGREVPGSPRARRKGLEEPRGAGSPSPPLPAETPPRRPSFGTCLSPVYGLGSPAMPSPRQSPRAPRKPLGDPRPPAGLRERKNSITEISDNEDELLEYHRRQRQERVREQEMERLERQRLETILNLCAEYTKTDGTEPGDVHQLLAGEADAGRRVPRGAVALGHATKELRQRESLERSDEENLKEECSSTESTHHEHEELAGPRAKEAQRLEEERAGVLGRLDQLKGRLKELEQQLQETSREAEMERALLQGEREAEAARLRQEQEAAQQLQEKLSSLDASIRKERDKERAKVDAERKELEQLRVLYHESKSHLAKCPESMREPLREQMRREAEALETEAKLFEDLEFQQLERESRLEEEREARGQQLLQSRAECHRSIARRKERVAALDAQAAQVRLQSAQEAERLARERNGVLQLLQKEKEKLVSLERRYQLITGGRSFPKMSSALREYVTVEQLSGILGGLRAPAASPLGCAPPTPSSSGCAAPPPPLPSLSSPSISAKMGQQLPGGPVWLPALDLEKWYQEVMAGFETSSSSVSPPSSPPPLPAKVHSSHKPLQVYRTKTEGDAGALTPRMKSGTPSSSQLNLSVLGRSPSPKPPSPSPQLTACRPAQGPPSPAGSLPRNLAATLQDIETKRQLALQQKAEPLPAEPLQTGDLPGQQVIEEQKRRLAELKQKAAAEAQSQWEALHGQPPFPAAFPGLVHHSILHHHRPHGVGPRAEELDHAYDTLSLESSDSVETSISTGNNSACSPDNFSSASGMEAGKMEEMEKMLKEAQAEKSRLMECREREMELRQQALEDERRRREQLERRLQDETARRQKLVEKEVKLREKHFSQARPLTRYLPIRKEDFDLRLHIESSGHSVDTCYHVILTEKMCKGYLVKMGGKIKSWKKRWFVFDRMKRTLSYYVDKHETKLKGVIYFQAIEEVYYDHLRSAAKSPNPALTFCVKTHDRLYYMVAPSAEAMRIWMDVIVTGAEGYTQFMN encoded by the exons ATGCCGAGGGCCCCCCGTGGTGTGACCCCTGCCCACTGGCCCAGGGCGTCGAGCACATTCCAGTGTACACAGCCCCCCGCCTTCACCCCAATAAAGTCTTGTCAAAGGCACCGGCTCAGGCTCTGGGTCCCGCGGGAGCCGGCGGCGGGGTCAGCCCCGTCCCTCCGCCccgcggggcgggccggggcggggcgaggacggcggcggcggcgggacgggacgggacggcgGAGCGGCGGAGCCGAG CAGCCCATGCCCGAGAGCACCCGGCGTCTCCGAGCGGGCACCATGGAGGCACCCGGCAGGATCCCAGCCAGCCCGGCCCGCAGAGTCCAGACCATCATCCAG aaCAGCCCCCTGGACCTGATCGACACGGGCAAGGGGCTGAAGGTGCAGACGGAGAAGCCGCACTTGGTGAGCCTGGGCAGCGGCCGGCTCAGCACCGCCATCACGCTCCTGCCCCTGGAGGAAG GGAGGACCACCATCGGCACGGCCGCGAGGGACATCGTCCTGCAGGGCCCCGGGCTGGCGCCCCAGCACTGCTACATCGAGAACGCCCGGGGGACGCTGACCCTGCACCCCTGCGGCAACGCCTGCGCCATCGACGGCGTGCCGCTCCGGCGGCCCACGCGCCTCACCCAAG GGTGCACCATCTGCCTGGGCCAGGCCACCTTCCTCCGCTTCAACCACCCTGCCGAGGCCAAGTGGATGAAGAGCATGATCCCGGCGGGGAGCAGGAGCCCGGCGACTCTCTACGGGCTGTCAGCAG AGCCCGAGGCCCTGGTGAACGGCGGCCGCCAGCCGGCTGAGCGTGGGTGTCCCAGCCACAGCTCCCTCGTCAGCTCCATCGAGAAGGACCTGCAGGACATCATGGACTCgctggtgctggaggagccGGTGTCCCCCTCTGGCAAGAAGCCACCCACCCGCGGCCGGTCCCCGCTCTCCTCTGTGGTGAATGGGGGCGGGCATTGCCTCCTGTCCCCCCCGCACAGCCCCGGGGCCGCCTCGGGGGGCTCCAGCTACGAGAATGcctccccccccttctccccgctctcctccccagccagcagcgGTGGCTACACCAGCCCCTCGcccagcagccaggagcagggtcCAGCCGTGCCCCCCCTCGTCCCCCTCCGCTCCTCCAGCTACAACCATGCTGTGCAGCCACCCCCCCAGcgcccgccccccccacccGGTGGGGGTCCCGGTGAGCCGTGGCCAGCTGAGAGGCTCGGGGACCACCGGGCAGGCAGCCCCCGGCTGACCCCCAGGGCGGCACCGCGGCCGCGGGCAGCCCTGCAGGAgcggccccccagccccttcagggaccccccggcccccagccGGCAGCCCGCCGGCAGGGCAGTCCCAGAGGCCCGGCTGCAGCCCCCCGAGAGCCCGCGGGCGGCCCGGAGGAACATGGAGAGCATGCGGGAGCtgccccccctgagcccctcCTTGTCACGCCGGGCCGCCagcccccgggcagcccctgacgccccctccccgcagccccggctgggcagggaggtgcCCGGCAGTCCCCGCGCCAGGCGCAAGGGCCTGGAGGAGCCAAGGGGTGCTGGGAGCCCCTCGCCCCCACTGCCGGCGGAGACCCCCCCACGCCGCCCCAGCTTCGGCACCTGCCTGAGCCCGGTGTACGGGCTGGGCTCCCCGGCCATGCCCTCGCCCCGGCAGAGCCCCCGCGCCCCCAGGAAGCCCTTGGGGGACCCACGGCCGccggcggggctgcgggagcgCAAGAACAGCATCACCGAGATCAGCGACAACGAGGACGAGCTGCTGGAGTACCACCGGCGGCAGCGGCAGGAGCGGGTGCGGGAGCAGGAGATGGAGCGCCTG GAGCGGCAGCGGCTGGAGACCATCCTGAACCTCTGTGCCGAGTACACCAAGACAGACGGCACCGAGCCGGGCGACGTGCACCAGCTCCTGGCTGGCGAGGCGGATGCTGGCCGGCGCGTGCCCAGGGGTGCCGTGGCTCTGGGCCACGCCACCAAAGAGCTGCGGCAGAGGGAGAGCCTGGAGAGGTCAGACGAGGAGAACCTGAAGGAGGAGTGCAGCAGCACGGAGAGCACCCACCACGAG CACGAAGAGCTGGCAGGCCCCCGGGCCAAGGAGGCGCAGCGGCTGGAGGAGGAGCGCGCCGGCGTGCTTGGCCGCCTGGACCAGCTGAAGGGCCGCCtcaaggagctggagcagcagctgcaggagacgTCGCGAGAG GCGGAGATGGAGCGGGCGCTGCTGCAGGGCGAGCGGGAGGCGGAGGCGGCGCGGCTGCGGCAGGAGCAGGAGGCGgcgcagcagctgcaggagaagcTCTCCAGCCTGGACGCCAGCATCCGGAAGGAGCGGGACAAG GAAAGGGCAAAGGTTGATGCTGAAAGGAAGGAGCTAGAGCAACTCCGGGTGCTTTACCATGAGTCGAAGAGCCACCTTGCTAAGTGCCCCGAGTCAATGCGGGAGCCGTTGCGGGAGCAGATGCGAAGG GAGGCGGAGGCGCTGGAGACGGAGGCCAAGCTGTTTGAGGACCTGGAGTTCCAGCAGCTGGAGCGGGAGAGCCGCCTCGAGGAGGAGCGCGAGGCCCGgggccagcagctcctgcagagccGGGCCGAGTGCCACCGCAGCATCGCCCGCAGGAAG GAGCGGGTGGCTGCCCTGGatgcccaggctgcccaggtcCGGCTGCAGAGCGCCCAGGAGGCCGAGCGCCTGGCCAGGGAGAGGAACGGcgtcctgcagctcctgcagaag gagaaggagaagctCGTGTCTCTGGAGAGGCGATACCAGCTCATCACAGGTGGCAGGAGCTTCCCCAAAATGTCCTCAGCTCTCAGAGAG TACGTGACCGTTGAGCAGCTCTCGGGCATCCTGGGCGGCCTCCGCGCCCCTGCTGCTTCCCCGCTGGGCTGCGCCCCTCCGACTCCTTCATCCTCAGGCTGTgccgctcctcctcctcctcttccgtctctctcttctccttccatcTCCGCAAAG ATGGGGCAGCAGCTGCCGGGGGGCCCCGTGTGGCTCCCGGCTCTTGATTTAGAGAAGTGGTACCAGGAGGTCATGGCTGGCTTTGagacttcctcctcctctgtctctcctccttcttcccctcctccgCTTCCAGCTAAAGTTCACTCCTCTCATAAGCCTCTCCAG GTCTATCGTACCAAAACGGAGGGTGATGCTGGTGCCCTCACCCCTCGGATGAAGAGCGGGACCCCCTCGTCCTCACAGCTCAACCTCTCGGTGCTGGGTCGCAGCCCCTCGCCCAAG CCCCCTTCCCCGTCCCCGCAGCTGACCGCCTGCCGTCCTGCCCagggcccccccagcccggcggGCAGCCTGCCCCGCAACCTGGCGGCCACGCTGCAGGACATCGAGACCAAGCGCCAGCTGGCCCTGCAGCAGAAGG CCGAGCCGCTCCCAGCAGAGCCCTTGCAGACGGGCGATCTACCAG GTCAGCAGGTGATCGAGGAGCAGAAGCGGCGGCTGGCAGAGCTGAAGCAGAAAGCGGCCGCCGAGGCTCAGTCCCAGTGGGAAGCCCTGCACGGGCAGCCCCCCTTCCCTGCCGCCTTCCCTGGGCTCGTGCATCACTCCATCCTCCACCACCACCGCCCCCACGGCGTCGGGCCCCGGGCCGAGGAGCTGGACCACGCGTACGACACCCTCAGCCTGGAGAGCTCGGACAGCGTGGAGACCAGCATTTCCACCGGCAACAACTCTGCCTGCTCGCCCGACAACTTCTCCAG TGCCAGCGGGATGGAGGCGGGGAagatggaggagatggagaagatgCTGAAGGAGGCGCAGGCGGAGAAGTCGCGTCTGATGGAGTGCCGG GAGCGGGAGATGGAGCTGCGGCAGCAGGCGCTGGAGGACGAGCGCCGGCGCCGGGAGCAGCTGGAACGCCGGCTGCAGGACGAGACCGCGCGGCGGCAGAAGCTGGTGGAGAAGGAGGTCAAGCTGCGGGAGAAGCACTTCTCACAG GCTCGTCCCCTGACGCGGTACCTGCCCATCCGTAAGGAGGATTTTGACCTGCGGCTGCACATCGAGTCCTCGGGCCACAGCGTGGACACCTGCTACCACGTCATCCTGACGGAGAAGATGTGCAAGGGCTACCTGGTCAAGATGGGTGGCAAGATCAAGTCTTGGAAGAAGCGCTGGTTTGTCTTTGACCGCATGAAGCGCACCCTCTCCTACTACGTGG ATAAACACGAGACGAAGCTGAAGGGCGTTATCTACTTCCAAGCCATCGAAGAGGTTTACTACGACCATCTCCGCAGCGCAGCAAAG AGCCCCAACCCTGCGCTCACCTTCTGCGTCAAGACCCACGACCGCCTCTACTACATGGTGGCCCCCTCGGCCGAGGCCATGCGCATCTGGATGGACGTCATCGTCACCGGGGCCGAGGGGTACACCCAGTTCATGAACTGA
- the PHLDB1 gene encoding pleckstrin homology-like domain family B member 1 isoform X10, protein MPRAPRGVTPAHWPRASSTFQCTQPPAFTPIKSCQRHRLRLWVPREPAAGSAPSLRPAGRAGAGRGRRRRRDGTGRRSGGAEQPMPESTRRLRAGTMEAPGRIPASPARRVQTIIQNSPLDLIDTGKGLKVQTEKPHLVSLGSGRLSTAITLLPLEEGRTTIGTAARDIVLQGPGLAPQHCYIENARGTLTLHPCGNACAIDGVPLRRPTRLTQGCTICLGQATFLRFNHPAEAKWMKSMIPAGSRSPATLYGLSAEPEALVNGGRQPAERGCPSHSSLVSSIEKDLQDIMDSLVLEEPVSPSGKKPPTRGRSPLSSVVNGGGHCLLSPPHSPGAASGGSSYENASPPFSPLSSPASSGGYTSPSPSSQEQGPAVPPLVPLRSSSYNHAVQPPPQRPPPPPGGGPGEPWPAERLGDHRAGSPRLTPRAAPRPRAALQERPPSPFRDPPAPSRQPAGRAVPEARLQPPESPRAARRNMESMRELPPLSPSLSRRAASPRAAPDAPSPQPRLGREVPGSPRARRKGLEEPRGAGSPSPPLPAETPPRRPSFGTCLSPVYGLGSPAMPSPRQSPRAPRKPLGDPRPPAGLRERKNSITEISDNEDELLEYHRRQRQERVREQEMERLERQRLETILNLCAEYTKTDGTEPGDVHQLLAGEADAGRRVPRGAVALGHATKELRQRESLERSDEENLKEECSSTESTHHEHEELAGPRAKEAQRLEEERAGVLGRLDQLKGRLKELEQQLQETSREAEMERALLQGEREAEAARLRQEQEAAQQLQEKLSSLDASIRKERDKERAKVDAERKELEQLRVLYHESKSHLAKCPESMREPLREQMRREAEALETEAKLFEDLEFQQLERESRLEEEREARGQQLLQSRAECHRSIARRKERVAALDAQAAQVRLQSAQEAERLARERNGVLQLLQKEKEKLVSLERRYQLITGGRSFPKMSSALREETLHISEPYELLEGTKPLSPLPAAAASLASPASRSYPKAQEYVTVEQLSGILGGLRAPAASPLGCAPPTPSSSGCAAPPPPLPSLSSPSISAKMGQQLPGGPVWLPALDLEKWYQEVMAGFETSSSSVSPPSSPPPLPAKVHSSHKPLQVYRTKTEGDAGALTPRMKSGTPSSSQLNLSVLGRSPSPKPPSPSPQLTACRPAQGPPSPAGSLPRNLAATLQDIETKRQLALQQKAEPLPAEPLQTGDLPGQQVIEEQKRRLAELKQKAAAEAQSQWEALHGQPPFPAAFPGLVHHSILHHHRPHGVGPRAEELDHAYDTLSLESSDSVETSISTGNNSACSPDNFSSASGMEAGKMEEMEKMLKEAQAEKSRLMECREREMELRQQALEDERRRREQLERRLQDETARRQKLVEKEVKLREKHFSQARPLTRYLPIRKEDFDLRLHIESSGHSVDTCYHVILTEKMCKGYLVKMGGKIKSWKKRWFVFDRMKRTLSYYVDKHETKLKGVIYFQAIEEVYYDHLRSAAKSPNPALTFCVKTHDRLYYMVAPSAEAMRIWMDVIVTGAEGYTQFMN, encoded by the exons ATGCCGAGGGCCCCCCGTGGTGTGACCCCTGCCCACTGGCCCAGGGCGTCGAGCACATTCCAGTGTACACAGCCCCCCGCCTTCACCCCAATAAAGTCTTGTCAAAGGCACCGGCTCAGGCTCTGGGTCCCGCGGGAGCCGGCGGCGGGGTCAGCCCCGTCCCTCCGCCccgcggggcgggccggggcggggcgaggacggcggcggcggcgggacgggacgggacggcgGAGCGGCGGAGCCGAG CAGCCCATGCCCGAGAGCACCCGGCGTCTCCGAGCGGGCACCATGGAGGCACCCGGCAGGATCCCAGCCAGCCCGGCCCGCAGAGTCCAGACCATCATCCAG aaCAGCCCCCTGGACCTGATCGACACGGGCAAGGGGCTGAAGGTGCAGACGGAGAAGCCGCACTTGGTGAGCCTGGGCAGCGGCCGGCTCAGCACCGCCATCACGCTCCTGCCCCTGGAGGAAG GGAGGACCACCATCGGCACGGCCGCGAGGGACATCGTCCTGCAGGGCCCCGGGCTGGCGCCCCAGCACTGCTACATCGAGAACGCCCGGGGGACGCTGACCCTGCACCCCTGCGGCAACGCCTGCGCCATCGACGGCGTGCCGCTCCGGCGGCCCACGCGCCTCACCCAAG GGTGCACCATCTGCCTGGGCCAGGCCACCTTCCTCCGCTTCAACCACCCTGCCGAGGCCAAGTGGATGAAGAGCATGATCCCGGCGGGGAGCAGGAGCCCGGCGACTCTCTACGGGCTGTCAGCAG AGCCCGAGGCCCTGGTGAACGGCGGCCGCCAGCCGGCTGAGCGTGGGTGTCCCAGCCACAGCTCCCTCGTCAGCTCCATCGAGAAGGACCTGCAGGACATCATGGACTCgctggtgctggaggagccGGTGTCCCCCTCTGGCAAGAAGCCACCCACCCGCGGCCGGTCCCCGCTCTCCTCTGTGGTGAATGGGGGCGGGCATTGCCTCCTGTCCCCCCCGCACAGCCCCGGGGCCGCCTCGGGGGGCTCCAGCTACGAGAATGcctccccccccttctccccgctctcctccccagccagcagcgGTGGCTACACCAGCCCCTCGcccagcagccaggagcagggtcCAGCCGTGCCCCCCCTCGTCCCCCTCCGCTCCTCCAGCTACAACCATGCTGTGCAGCCACCCCCCCAGcgcccgccccccccacccGGTGGGGGTCCCGGTGAGCCGTGGCCAGCTGAGAGGCTCGGGGACCACCGGGCAGGCAGCCCCCGGCTGACCCCCAGGGCGGCACCGCGGCCGCGGGCAGCCCTGCAGGAgcggccccccagccccttcagggaccccccggcccccagccGGCAGCCCGCCGGCAGGGCAGTCCCAGAGGCCCGGCTGCAGCCCCCCGAGAGCCCGCGGGCGGCCCGGAGGAACATGGAGAGCATGCGGGAGCtgccccccctgagcccctcCTTGTCACGCCGGGCCGCCagcccccgggcagcccctgacgccccctccccgcagccccggctgggcagggaggtgcCCGGCAGTCCCCGCGCCAGGCGCAAGGGCCTGGAGGAGCCAAGGGGTGCTGGGAGCCCCTCGCCCCCACTGCCGGCGGAGACCCCCCCACGCCGCCCCAGCTTCGGCACCTGCCTGAGCCCGGTGTACGGGCTGGGCTCCCCGGCCATGCCCTCGCCCCGGCAGAGCCCCCGCGCCCCCAGGAAGCCCTTGGGGGACCCACGGCCGccggcggggctgcgggagcgCAAGAACAGCATCACCGAGATCAGCGACAACGAGGACGAGCTGCTGGAGTACCACCGGCGGCAGCGGCAGGAGCGGGTGCGGGAGCAGGAGATGGAGCGCCTG GAGCGGCAGCGGCTGGAGACCATCCTGAACCTCTGTGCCGAGTACACCAAGACAGACGGCACCGAGCCGGGCGACGTGCACCAGCTCCTGGCTGGCGAGGCGGATGCTGGCCGGCGCGTGCCCAGGGGTGCCGTGGCTCTGGGCCACGCCACCAAAGAGCTGCGGCAGAGGGAGAGCCTGGAGAGGTCAGACGAGGAGAACCTGAAGGAGGAGTGCAGCAGCACGGAGAGCACCCACCACGAG CACGAAGAGCTGGCAGGCCCCCGGGCCAAGGAGGCGCAGCGGCTGGAGGAGGAGCGCGCCGGCGTGCTTGGCCGCCTGGACCAGCTGAAGGGCCGCCtcaaggagctggagcagcagctgcaggagacgTCGCGAGAG GCGGAGATGGAGCGGGCGCTGCTGCAGGGCGAGCGGGAGGCGGAGGCGGCGCGGCTGCGGCAGGAGCAGGAGGCGgcgcagcagctgcaggagaagcTCTCCAGCCTGGACGCCAGCATCCGGAAGGAGCGGGACAAG GAAAGGGCAAAGGTTGATGCTGAAAGGAAGGAGCTAGAGCAACTCCGGGTGCTTTACCATGAGTCGAAGAGCCACCTTGCTAAGTGCCCCGAGTCAATGCGGGAGCCGTTGCGGGAGCAGATGCGAAGG GAGGCGGAGGCGCTGGAGACGGAGGCCAAGCTGTTTGAGGACCTGGAGTTCCAGCAGCTGGAGCGGGAGAGCCGCCTCGAGGAGGAGCGCGAGGCCCGgggccagcagctcctgcagagccGGGCCGAGTGCCACCGCAGCATCGCCCGCAGGAAG GAGCGGGTGGCTGCCCTGGatgcccaggctgcccaggtcCGGCTGCAGAGCGCCCAGGAGGCCGAGCGCCTGGCCAGGGAGAGGAACGGcgtcctgcagctcctgcagaag gagaaggagaagctCGTGTCTCTGGAGAGGCGATACCAGCTCATCACAGGTGGCAGGAGCTTCCCCAAAATGTCCTCAGCTCTCAGAGAG GAGACCCTCCATATCTCAGAGCCTTATGAGCTGTTGGAGGGAACTAAGCCCCTGAGCCCCCTGCCAGCAGCGGCTGCCTCCTTAGCTTCTCCTGCCTCCCGCTCCTACCCCAAGGCACAAGAG TACGTGACCGTTGAGCAGCTCTCGGGCATCCTGGGCGGCCTCCGCGCCCCTGCTGCTTCCCCGCTGGGCTGCGCCCCTCCGACTCCTTCATCCTCAGGCTGTgccgctcctcctcctcctcttccgtctctctcttctccttccatcTCCGCAAAG ATGGGGCAGCAGCTGCCGGGGGGCCCCGTGTGGCTCCCGGCTCTTGATTTAGAGAAGTGGTACCAGGAGGTCATGGCTGGCTTTGagacttcctcctcctctgtctctcctccttcttcccctcctccgCTTCCAGCTAAAGTTCACTCCTCTCATAAGCCTCTCCAG GTCTATCGTACCAAAACGGAGGGTGATGCTGGTGCCCTCACCCCTCGGATGAAGAGCGGGACCCCCTCGTCCTCACAGCTCAACCTCTCGGTGCTGGGTCGCAGCCCCTCGCCCAAG CCCCCTTCCCCGTCCCCGCAGCTGACCGCCTGCCGTCCTGCCCagggcccccccagcccggcggGCAGCCTGCCCCGCAACCTGGCGGCCACGCTGCAGGACATCGAGACCAAGCGCCAGCTGGCCCTGCAGCAGAAGG CCGAGCCGCTCCCAGCAGAGCCCTTGCAGACGGGCGATCTACCAG GTCAGCAGGTGATCGAGGAGCAGAAGCGGCGGCTGGCAGAGCTGAAGCAGAAAGCGGCCGCCGAGGCTCAGTCCCAGTGGGAAGCCCTGCACGGGCAGCCCCCCTTCCCTGCCGCCTTCCCTGGGCTCGTGCATCACTCCATCCTCCACCACCACCGCCCCCACGGCGTCGGGCCCCGGGCCGAGGAGCTGGACCACGCGTACGACACCCTCAGCCTGGAGAGCTCGGACAGCGTGGAGACCAGCATTTCCACCGGCAACAACTCTGCCTGCTCGCCCGACAACTTCTCCAG TGCCAGCGGGATGGAGGCGGGGAagatggaggagatggagaagatgCTGAAGGAGGCGCAGGCGGAGAAGTCGCGTCTGATGGAGTGCCGG GAGCGGGAGATGGAGCTGCGGCAGCAGGCGCTGGAGGACGAGCGCCGGCGCCGGGAGCAGCTGGAACGCCGGCTGCAGGACGAGACCGCGCGGCGGCAGAAGCTGGTGGAGAAGGAGGTCAAGCTGCGGGAGAAGCACTTCTCACAG GCTCGTCCCCTGACGCGGTACCTGCCCATCCGTAAGGAGGATTTTGACCTGCGGCTGCACATCGAGTCCTCGGGCCACAGCGTGGACACCTGCTACCACGTCATCCTGACGGAGAAGATGTGCAAGGGCTACCTGGTCAAGATGGGTGGCAAGATCAAGTCTTGGAAGAAGCGCTGGTTTGTCTTTGACCGCATGAAGCGCACCCTCTCCTACTACGTGG ATAAACACGAGACGAAGCTGAAGGGCGTTATCTACTTCCAAGCCATCGAAGAGGTTTACTACGACCATCTCCGCAGCGCAGCAAAG AGCCCCAACCCTGCGCTCACCTTCTGCGTCAAGACCCACGACCGCCTCTACTACATGGTGGCCCCCTCGGCCGAGGCCATGCGCATCTGGATGGACGTCATCGTCACCGGGGCCGAGGGGTACACCCAGTTCATGAACTGA